In Phreatobacter stygius, a genomic segment contains:
- a CDS encoding nitroreductase family protein codes for MPASADLIAHLKTRRSVPFPLMAEPGPDAATLTDMLAIAARVPDHGKLAPWRFIIIDRAAGARLGAFLVELAKADDPAADAKKLEADAARFSRAPVCVAVVSRAGPHVKIPEWEQLMSAGAVGLNLLHAAAAFGFGGNWVTEWPAYDRRVLDRLGLAAAEKIAGFVHIGTPTAKAEDRVRPDMASIISHFEG; via the coding sequence ATGCCCGCATCCGCAGATCTGATCGCTCATCTGAAGACCCGCCGTTCCGTGCCGTTCCCGCTGATGGCCGAGCCGGGGCCGGACGCAGCCACTTTGACCGACATGCTCGCCATAGCGGCCCGGGTTCCCGATCACGGCAAGCTGGCGCCCTGGCGTTTCATCATCATCGACCGGGCGGCCGGCGCCAGGCTCGGCGCCTTTCTGGTCGAGCTCGCCAAGGCCGATGATCCGGCCGCCGACGCCAAAAAACTCGAAGCCGACGCCGCCCGTTTCAGCCGGGCGCCGGTCTGTGTCGCCGTCGTCTCGCGCGCCGGTCCGCATGTCAAAATTCCGGAATGGGAACAGCTGATGTCGGCCGGCGCGGTCGGCCTCAACCTGCTGCATGCCGCCGCCGCCTTCGGTTTCGGCGGCAACTGGGTGACCGAATGGCCAGCCTATGACCGGCGCGTGCTGGACCGGCTGGGTCTTGCGGCCGCCGAAAAGATCGCCGGTTTCGTCCATATCGGCACGCCCACCGCCAAGGCCGAAGACCGCGTCCGACCGGATATGGCCAGCATCATCTCGCACTTCGAAGGCTGA
- a CDS encoding NAD kinase has product MSDQRPDPPKIAFVASPAPEAQAAFASLAQRYGSVEPDAADVIVTLGGDGLMLQTLHRFISTGKPIYGMNRGSVGFLMNEYIEAGLVERIQAAERSVIHPLAMTTVDVHGERHDALAINDVALLRQTSQIAKLRILVDGQLRMDELAGDGVLVATPAGSTAYNLSANGPILPLNTNLLAITPISPFRPRRWRGALLPDRVAVRIEVIEPTRRPVSATADNDEVREVASVDIAMDRSRSMVLLHDPGHSLDERILREQFGE; this is encoded by the coding sequence ATGTCGGACCAACGTCCTGATCCGCCCAAGATCGCCTTCGTCGCCTCGCCGGCGCCGGAAGCCCAGGCGGCCTTCGCCAGCCTGGCGCAGCGTTATGGCTCGGTCGAGCCTGATGCGGCCGACGTGATCGTCACGCTCGGCGGCGACGGCCTGATGCTGCAGACCCTGCATCGGTTCATTTCGACGGGAAAGCCGATCTACGGCATGAACCGCGGCTCGGTCGGTTTCCTGATGAACGAATATATCGAGGCCGGGCTGGTCGAGCGGATCCAGGCGGCCGAGCGCTCGGTGATCCATCCGCTCGCCATGACCACCGTCGATGTCCATGGCGAAAGGCATGATGCCCTTGCCATCAATGACGTGGCGCTGCTCCGGCAAACCTCGCAGATCGCCAAGCTGCGCATCCTGGTCGACGGGCAGTTGCGCATGGACGAGCTGGCCGGCGACGGCGTGCTGGTGGCGACGCCCGCCGGTTCGACCGCCTACAACCTCTCCGCCAATGGTCCGATCCTGCCCTTGAACACCAACCTGCTGGCGATCACCCCGATCTCGCCGTTCCGGCCGAGGCGCTGGCGCGGCGCGCTGCTGCCCGACCGGGTGGCGGTGCGCATCGAAGTGATCGAGCCGACCCGCCGGCCGGTCAGCGCCACCGCCGACAATGACGAGGTGCGCGAGGTGGCCAGCGTCGATATCGCCATGGACCGCTCGCGCAGCATGGTGCTGCTGCATGATCCCGGCCATTCGCTGGACGAGCGCATCCTGCGCGAGCAGTTCGGCGAATAG
- a CDS encoding response regulator — protein sequence MIRIDFNRLRFLVIDDNAHMRRIVRTLLHGFGAREVYEAEDGAAGLEGFTHYMPDIVITDWSMPIFDGLELTSMIRQPGANANPYVAIIMLTGHSEKKRVLESRDAGVTEFLAKPISAKALYQRILNVVVNPRPFIKTKTFFGPDRRRNHGSSYVGPERRKSDKSETIRVQPLLDKTKSSV from the coding sequence ATGATCCGCATCGATTTCAACCGGTTGCGATTCCTTGTCATTGACGACAACGCGCATATGCGCCGCATCGTCAGGACCCTGCTGCATGGCTTCGGCGCGCGCGAGGTCTATGAGGCCGAGGACGGCGCGGCGGGGCTCGAGGGCTTCACCCATTACATGCCCGACATCGTCATCACCGACTGGTCGATGCCGATCTTCGACGGGCTCGAGCTGACCAGCATGATCCGCCAGCCCGGCGCCAACGCCAATCCCTATGTGGCGATCATCATGCTGACCGGCCATTCCGAAAAGAAACGCGTGCTGGAATCGCGCGACGCCGGCGTCACCGAATTCCTGGCCAAGCCGATTTCGGCCAAGGCGCTGTACCAGCGCATCCTGAATGTCGTGGTGAATCCGCGGCCGTTCATCAAGACCAAGACCTTTTTCGGCCCGGACCGCCGGCGCAACCACGGTTCCAGCTATGTCGGGCCGGAACGTCGCAAGAGCGACAAGAGCGAAACCATCCGGGTTCAGCCCTTGCTGGACAAGACCAAAAGTTCGGTGTGA
- a CDS encoding DUF1127 domain-containing protein, whose amino-acid sequence MRRYARARARRTLAELSDAQLEDAGIDRTVARGNRPVLEVDAALMRNLMSMR is encoded by the coding sequence ATGCGCCGCTATGCCCGGGCACGCGCTCGGCGAACCCTCGCAGAACTGTCTGATGCCCAACTCGAAGATGCAGGCATCGACCGGACTGTCGCACGCGGCAACCGGCCAGTTTTGGAAGTCGACGCCGCATTGATGAGAAACCTCATGTCGATGCGGTGA
- a CDS encoding lytic transglycosylase domain-containing protein → MNRVVSAIQSAAQTTGAGFDYLLRTAQRESSLQPSAQAPTSSARGLYQFIDTTWLTMVRDEGRKLGLERYAAQIGSNSNGQPVVADAATRQQILALRDDPKVAALMAGAFTNRNAADLRAATGRNPTEGELYMAHFLGSGGASRLIGLNQTNPQAIAARAFPDAAGANRRIFFDNGRPRTVAEVYGLLSSGQTTAVAGASPAATVQPAAASPAVAPETESDRGSWSAVPRMNANPNRPFHSMFASGAGPINAFVSATWASLGRGASTREPVTAETALAQTSTSAPSVAPPVAAPVSTVAPANGRAPVGGPFMPVRTEPAGRSGPLDLSQFRRTAEHR, encoded by the coding sequence GTGAATCGTGTCGTCTCGGCGATCCAGTCGGCGGCCCAGACCACCGGCGCCGGGTTCGATTATCTGTTGCGCACGGCGCAGCGCGAGTCGAGCCTGCAGCCCTCGGCGCAGGCACCCACCTCCAGCGCCCGCGGCCTCTACCAGTTCATCGACACGACCTGGCTGACCATGGTGCGCGACGAAGGCCGCAAGCTCGGCCTCGAGCGCTACGCCGCGCAGATCGGTTCCAACAGCAATGGCCAGCCGGTGGTCGCCGATGCCGCCACCCGCCAGCAGATCCTGGCGCTGCGCGACGATCCGAAGGTCGCGGCCCTGATGGCCGGCGCCTTCACCAACCGCAATGCCGCCGATCTGCGCGCCGCCACGGGTCGCAACCCGACCGAAGGCGAGCTCTACATGGCGCATTTCCTCGGCTCGGGCGGCGCCTCGCGCCTGATCGGCCTCAACCAGACCAATCCGCAGGCGATCGCGGCGCGGGCCTTTCCGGACGCCGCCGGCGCCAATCGCCGGATCTTTTTCGACAATGGCCGGCCGCGCACCGTCGCCGAGGTCTATGGCCTGCTCAGCTCCGGCCAGACCACGGCGGTTGCCGGCGCCAGCCCGGCCGCCACGGTTCAGCCGGCTGCCGCGAGCCCTGCGGTCGCGCCGGAAACCGAATCGGATCGTGGCTCCTGGTCGGCCGTGCCGCGCATGAACGCCAATCCGAACCGGCCGTTCCACTCGATGTTCGCCTCCGGAGCCGGTCCGATCAATGCCTTCGTCTCGGCCACCTGGGCTTCGCTCGGCCGCGGCGCTTCGACACGTGAACCGGTGACCGCCGAGACCGCCCTGGCGCAGACCAGCACCAGCGCGCCGAGTGTCGCGCCGCCGGTTGCGGCCCCCGTCTCGACCGTTGCACCGGCCAATGGCCGGGCGCCGGTCGGCGGCCCCTTCATGCCGGTGCGCACCGAACCGGCCGGCCGCAGCGGCCCGCTCGATCTCAGCCAGTTCAGGCGCACCGCCGAACATCGCTGA
- a CDS encoding HpcH/HpaI aldolase/citrate lyase family protein, with product MRSMLFVPADSEKKLGKSLASGADALILDLEDSVAAANKPLARDIARAFLSTHAASTDRPLLMVRVNALDSGLTDADLGAVVGAKPDAIMLPKAERGADVIHLDAKLTALEAVHGLAEGSIKIVVVATETAKAVFNLGSYQGASPRLTGLTWGAEDLSADIGAETNRAADGRHTEPFRMARSLCLFGAVAAGAQPIDTVFPAFRDSEGLRRECEEARRDGFTGKMAIHPAQVPVINAVFTPTAEAIAEAQAVIDAFAANPAAGVVNISGEMFDRPHLTRAERLIARSKG from the coding sequence ATGCGCTCCATGCTGTTCGTGCCGGCCGATTCGGAAAAGAAGCTGGGCAAGAGCCTGGCGAGCGGCGCCGATGCGTTGATCCTGGATCTGGAAGATTCGGTCGCTGCCGCCAACAAGCCGCTGGCGCGCGATATCGCCCGGGCTTTCCTTTCAACCCATGCCGCCTCGACCGACCGGCCCTTGCTGATGGTCAGGGTCAATGCGCTGGATAGCGGGCTGACCGATGCCGATCTCGGCGCGGTGGTCGGCGCGAAGCCGGACGCGATCATGCTGCCGAAGGCCGAACGCGGCGCCGACGTCATCCATCTCGATGCCAAGCTGACCGCGCTCGAAGCGGTGCACGGGCTTGCCGAGGGGTCGATCAAGATCGTCGTGGTGGCAACCGAGACGGCCAAGGCGGTGTTCAACCTCGGCAGCTACCAGGGCGCCAGCCCGAGGCTGACCGGCCTCACCTGGGGCGCCGAGGACCTCTCCGCCGATATCGGCGCGGAGACCAACCGGGCCGCCGACGGCCGCCATACCGAGCCGTTCCGCATGGCCCGGTCGCTCTGCCTGTTCGGCGCGGTGGCGGCCGGCGCCCAGCCGATCGACACGGTGTTTCCGGCGTTCCGCGACAGCGAGGGCCTCAGGCGGGAATGCGAGGAGGCCCGTCGCGACGGCTTCACCGGCAAGATGGCGATCCATCCGGCGCAGGTGCCGGTGATCAACGCGGTGTTCACGCCGACCGCCGAGGCGATCGCCGAGGCCCAGGCGGTGATCGACGCCTTTGCCGCCAATCCGGCCGCAGGCGTGGTCAATATATCAGGTGAAATGTTCGACCGGCCGCACCTGACGCGGGCCGAGCGGCTCATCGCCCGCAGCAAGGGCTGA
- a CDS encoding DUF2336 domain-containing protein has protein sequence MIVRHFLRWIQTAPAGDRADATSALARAYLHSDLTPGDRAAAEAAMIVLLDDPSPLVRRALAEALAASEDAPHTVLAGLLQDQPEIAAIVARHSPLLLDAELVDLVGTGEPLVQYAVARRREVPAPVAAAIAEVGCLEACLAVVSLEAADVPAFSIDRIVERFGDQAEIREALFRRDDLTAGARQALVVKLSEALSAFVSDRAWLARERAGRIVKEASEKATVVIAAAVRGDALRPLARHLRQSGQLTTGLVLRALLSGHVRLFEEALAELSGLTARRVAGLVNDRRGAGFRALYDKAGLPAAAYPAFGAALDAWHADGAGRGGDAQLRRRMVERVLTAYAPLAANDLDQLLALLRRFAAEAARDEARAFTEDLIAGRDARDDDDLAFPLSAAA, from the coding sequence ATGATCGTGCGTCACTTCCTCCGCTGGATCCAGACCGCTCCAGCCGGCGACAGGGCCGATGCCACCTCCGCCCTGGCACGCGCCTATCTCCATTCCGATCTGACGCCGGGCGACCGTGCCGCCGCCGAGGCCGCGATGATCGTGCTGCTCGACGATCCCTCGCCCTTGGTCCGCCGGGCGCTCGCCGAGGCGCTGGCGGCCTCGGAGGACGCGCCGCACACCGTGCTGGCCGGCCTGTTGCAGGACCAGCCGGAGATCGCCGCGATCGTCGCGCGGCATTCGCCGCTGCTGCTCGATGCCGAGCTGGTCGATCTCGTCGGCACCGGCGAGCCGCTGGTGCAATATGCGGTTGCCCGCAGGCGCGAGGTGCCGGCGCCGGTGGCGGCCGCGATCGCCGAGGTCGGTTGCCTGGAGGCCTGTCTTGCCGTGGTCTCGCTCGAGGCCGCCGATGTTCCGGCCTTCTCGATCGACCGGATCGTCGAACGCTTCGGCGACCAGGCCGAGATTCGCGAAGCGCTGTTCCGCCGCGACGACCTGACGGCCGGCGCCCGCCAGGCGCTGGTGGTCAAACTCTCCGAAGCCCTCTCGGCTTTCGTCTCGGACCGGGCCTGGCTCGCCAGGGAGCGTGCCGGGCGGATCGTCAAGGAGGCCTCCGAAAAGGCCACCGTGGTGATTGCCGCGGCGGTCCGTGGCGATGCCCTTCGCCCCCTGGCGCGGCACCTGCGCCAATCCGGCCAGCTCACCACCGGGCTGGTGCTGCGCGCCCTGCTGTCCGGCCACGTCCGCCTGTTCGAGGAGGCGCTGGCCGAACTGTCGGGTCTCACCGCCCGGCGGGTCGCCGGTCTCGTCAACGACCGCCGCGGCGCCGGCTTTCGCGCCCTCTACGACAAGGCGGGCCTGCCGGCCGCGGCCTATCCGGCCTTCGGCGCGGCCCTCGACGCCTGGCATGCCGACGGCGCCGGCCGCGGCGGCGACGCGCAATTGCGCCGGCGCATGGTCGAGCGCGTGCTGACGGCCTATGCGCCGCTGGCGGCAAACGACCTCGATCAGTTGCTGGCGCTGCTGCGCCGTTTCGCCGCCGAAGCCGCGCGCGACGAAGCCCGCGCCTTTACCGAAGATCTGATCGCCGGCCGGGATGCGCGCGATGACGACGATCTGGCTTTCCCGCTTTCGGCCGCGGCCTGA
- a CDS encoding Hpt domain-containing protein: MKKRPEAKLDEASVKSFGDYEVIVPKHNLRTFVHKVDGPDDGFGGIDPEAIERAEAALAELSVEFDGWMDKEVARLTSARDAAAAQGLDAATRADLFSAAHDIKGEAATFGYPLAARVADSLSLLLQGIDDPAEVPWALANQHVDAIRAIVRETAKGLDHPVAAELVDQLVAVTTEKLIEITGAPPLVP, translated from the coding sequence ATGAAGAAGCGCCCAGAGGCCAAGTTGGACGAGGCCAGCGTCAAGAGCTTCGGTGACTACGAGGTCATCGTCCCCAAACACAACCTGCGCACCTTTGTCCACAAGGTCGACGGGCCGGATGACGGTTTCGGCGGGATCGATCCGGAGGCGATCGAGCGCGCCGAAGCGGCCCTTGCCGAATTGTCGGTCGAGTTCGACGGCTGGATGGACAAGGAAGTGGCCCGGCTGACCAGCGCGCGCGATGCGGCGGCAGCCCAGGGTCTCGATGCCGCGACCCGCGCCGATCTGTTTTCGGCGGCCCATGACATCAAGGGCGAGGCCGCCACTTTCGGCTACCCGCTGGCGGCGCGCGTCGCCGACAGCCTGTCGCTGCTGCTGCAGGGGATCGACGACCCCGCCGAGGTGCCCTGGGCCTTGGCCAACCAGCATGTCGACGCGATCAGAGCCATCGTGCGCGAGACCGCCAAGGGGCTCGATCACCCGGTCGCCGCGGAACTGGTCGACCAGCTGGTCGCGGTGACGACCGAAAAGCTGATCGAGATCACCGGCGCGCCGCCACTGGTGCCGTGA
- a CDS encoding flavin reductase family protein codes for MHYNVTAADHGLPYDPFKAVVAPRPIGWITALDRDGRVNCSPYSFFNAISDKPHMVAFGGGGMKDARAFIEETGEFTCSLSTFDLREEMNRTSAPLPRGEDEMAFAGLEAAPSKFVKPPRVKASPAALECKYLQTVPLTSLEGVTNYFLIIGQVLGIYIDDAFIRDGIVDTGAMRPIMRAGYDQYFQVGPEQMFKMTRPPGGGNFNERKR; via the coding sequence ATGCATTACAATGTCACCGCCGCCGATCACGGCCTGCCTTATGATCCGTTCAAGGCGGTGGTCGCGCCGCGTCCGATCGGCTGGATCACCGCGCTCGACAGGGACGGCCGGGTCAATTGTTCGCCCTATTCCTTCTTCAACGCCATTTCCGACAAGCCGCACATGGTCGCCTTCGGCGGCGGCGGCATGAAGGATGCCCGCGCCTTCATCGAGGAGACCGGCGAATTCACCTGTTCGCTGTCGACCTTCGACCTGCGCGAGGAAATGAACCGCACCTCGGCGCCGCTGCCGCGCGGCGAGGATGAAATGGCCTTTGCCGGCCTCGAAGCCGCGCCTTCGAAATTTGTCAAGCCGCCCCGGGTCAAGGCGTCGCCGGCGGCGCTCGAATGCAAATATCTGCAGACCGTGCCGCTGACCTCGCTGGAAGGCGTCACCAATTATTTCCTGATCATTGGCCAGGTGCTCGGCATCTATATCGACGATGCCTTCATCCGCGACGGCATTGTCGACACCGGCGCGATGCGGCCGATCATGCGCGCCGGCTACGACCAGTATTTCCAGGTCGGGCCGGAGCAGATGTTCAAGATGACCCGGCCGCCCGGCGGTGGCAATTTCAACGAGCGCAAGCGCTGA
- a CDS encoding MBL fold metallo-hydrolase, translated as MISPAQAQTAAPAQAPGFYRYKVGDITVTAINDGFALRPLDGFVRNAPLADVQDAMRKSFLPTDAFQNTFTTLVVQTGGRLVLIDTGNGDSGAPTSGVWMRNFRAAGFDPAQVNSIVISHFHGDHINGIRLKDGTAVFANAEINVPAPEWDFWMSDERMGQAPDGARGGFQNARRVFQPIAAQVKRFTPGAEVAPGITSVAAHGHSPGHTIFGIASGNAKLTYLADITSHPALFVRNPDWSAIFDQDADMARATRRRVLDMVSTERTQVHFYHAPFPATGFIAKDGNGFQLVPVQWSQAV; from the coding sequence ATGATCAGCCCAGCGCAAGCCCAGACCGCCGCTCCGGCCCAGGCGCCGGGCTTCTACCGCTACAAGGTCGGCGACATCACGGTCACCGCGATCAATGACGGTTTCGCCCTCAGGCCGCTCGACGGGTTCGTCCGCAATGCGCCGCTCGCCGATGTCCAGGACGCCATGCGCAAGTCGTTCCTGCCGACCGATGCGTTCCAGAACACTTTCACCACGCTGGTCGTGCAAACCGGCGGCAGGCTGGTGCTGATCGACACCGGCAATGGCGATTCGGGCGCGCCGACCAGCGGCGTCTGGATGCGCAATTTCCGCGCCGCCGGCTTCGATCCGGCCCAGGTCAATTCGATCGTCATCAGCCATTTCCACGGCGACCATATCAACGGCATCCGGCTGAAGGACGGCACCGCGGTCTTCGCCAATGCCGAGATCAACGTGCCGGCGCCGGAATGGGACTTCTGGATGTCGGACGAGCGCATGGGCCAGGCGCCGGATGGCGCGCGCGGCGGGTTCCAGAATGCCCGCCGGGTGTTCCAGCCGATCGCCGCGCAGGTGAAGCGCTTCACGCCGGGCGCGGAAGTGGCGCCGGGCATCACCTCGGTCGCGGCTCACGGCCATTCGCCCGGCCACACCATCTTCGGCATCGCCTCGGGCAATGCCAAATTGACCTACCTCGCCGACATCACCAGTCATCCCGCGCTGTTCGTGCGCAACCCCGACTGGTCGGCGATTTTCGACCAGGATGCCGACATGGCGCGGGCAACCCGCCGGCGCGTCCTCGACATGGTGTCGACCGAGCGGACCCAGGTGCATTTTTACCACGCGCCCTTCCCGGCCACCGGCTTCATCGCCAAGGACGGCAATGGCTTCCAGCTCGTGCCGGTGCAGTGGAGCCAGGCGGTCTGA
- a CDS encoding SDR family oxidoreductase: MPQKIAVVTGAGSGIGRASALALAAAGYAVVAAGRRKDELDKTVAAAGAGTVVAVPTDVSDEASVAALFKAVKDRFGRIDVLFNNAGMGAPAIPMDQLTVAQWKQVVDVNLTGSFLCAQEAMRLMRVQSPKGGRIINNGSISAYAPRPYSAPYTATKHAILGLTKSISLEGRADQIVCSQIDVGNAATEMTERMTNGVLQADFSVKVEPRMNVKHVADSVVHIANLPLDVNVLTMTVMANDMPFVGRG; the protein is encoded by the coding sequence ATGCCGCAGAAGATCGCCGTCGTCACCGGAGCAGGCTCCGGCATCGGGCGCGCCTCGGCGCTTGCACTGGCCGCCGCGGGCTATGCGGTGGTCGCCGCCGGAAGGCGCAAGGACGAGCTGGACAAGACGGTCGCCGCGGCCGGCGCCGGCACGGTCGTCGCGGTGCCGACCGATGTCTCCGACGAAGCCTCGGTTGCCGCCCTGTTCAAGGCGGTGAAGGACAGGTTCGGCCGCATCGACGTGCTGTTCAACAACGCCGGCATGGGCGCGCCGGCGATCCCGATGGATCAGCTCACCGTTGCCCAGTGGAAACAGGTGGTGGACGTCAACCTGACCGGCTCGTTCCTGTGTGCCCAGGAGGCCATGCGATTGATGCGCGTCCAGTCGCCTAAAGGCGGCCGGATCATCAATAACGGCTCGATCTCGGCCTATGCGCCGAGGCCCTATTCGGCGCCCTATACCGCCACCAAACACGCCATTCTCGGCCTCACCAAGTCGATCTCGCTCGAGGGCCGCGCCGACCAGATCGTCTGTTCGCAGATCGATGTCGGCAATGCCGCGACCGAAATGACCGAGCGGATGACCAATGGCGTGCTGCAGGCGGATTTCTCGGTCAAGGTCGAGCCGCGGATGAACGTCAAACATGTCGCCGATTCGGTCGTGCACATTGCCAACCTGCCGCTCGACGTCAACGTGCTGACCATGACCGTCATGGCCAACGACATGCCCTTCGTCGGCCGCGGCTGA
- a CDS encoding MaoC family dehydratase, with protein sequence MTSTVLITDAQRHPRGGIYFDDFAVGQLIKHRFTRSVTQMDNVLFSNLTMNPQPLHIDRQFSAESEWGKPLMNSLFTLGLMIGISVPDTTNGTLFANLGMTDVKFPHPLFEDDTVHCESQVVAKRESKSRPTMGVIEFHHRAFNQNDKLVAECLRQSLVLKRPA encoded by the coding sequence ATGACCTCCACCGTTCTGATCACCGATGCTCAACGCCATCCGCGCGGCGGCATCTATTTCGACGACTTCGCCGTCGGCCAGCTCATCAAGCACCGCTTCACCCGTTCGGTGACGCAAATGGACAATGTGCTGTTCTCCAATCTGACGATGAATCCGCAGCCGTTGCATATCGACCGGCAGTTTTCGGCCGAATCGGAGTGGGGCAAGCCGTTGATGAACTCGCTGTTCACGCTCGGCCTGATGATCGGCATTTCGGTGCCCGACACCACCAATGGCACGCTGTTCGCCAATCTCGGCATGACCGATGTGAAGTTCCCCCACCCGCTGTTCGAGGACGACACCGTGCATTGCGAGAGCCAGGTGGTGGCCAAGCGCGAATCGAAATCGCGGCCGACCATGGGCGTGATCGAATTTCATCACCGCGCCTTCAACCAGAACGACAAGCTGGTGGCGGAATGCCTGCGCCAATCGCTCGTTCTCAAGCGCCCGGCCTGA
- a CDS encoding TonB-dependent receptor plug domain-containing protein produces the protein MAQRLILSLTSLLALPALALPVFALPALAQQATQPAIPLPDIMVYGASTVPVEAPRVGSAVTVITAEDMRNQGAQTLPDVLRLVPGVAIGQGGGRGGLSQVRIRGAEANHTLVVVDGVPINDVNNGDSDLANLPVDTIERIEVVRGPQSGIWGPNAQSGVILITTKSGRGLARPELTARLEGGSFGTLQGSASVRGAQGPLYGALSVSGLRAGGFVVAPGTTRPNGSEMGSFSAKLGADLSDWFNLEATLRMVSRTGFYNPANSAFGPGFATDPNYGFLANGSGRGTTNDLQGRIVGTVSLADGRWIQKFSADTSRQNTNAADAYVSSFGFLERQAFWSQTERNRAEYRSAYTFETPGFLGARHTLVGGAEIVRERFRYYYESDGFFGPFVNGGFAGTGQSRERKGLYGEYLLSLPTGFALSAALRQDWNSSFRNAATWRVTAAQSFDTGTRLHASLGKGVTNPTFIEQFGFTNTFVGNPNLRPEQSIGWDAGIEQRWFGGRLITDLTYFRANLENEIVGSGTTVENLPFATSRQGVEASVTARPLDWLRISASYTYTDTRSAENTFAGYVFKEAARRPKHAASLSATAAFAGDRGKFTVTLAHNGTMRDRFFGPLGTSDVYLRAYTLVGAQLSYDVTRNATAYIRGENVFGQRYQEVYGYNAGGAAVYAGLRVRLGD, from the coding sequence ATGGCGCAACGCCTGATCCTCAGCCTCACCAGCCTTCTCGCCCTGCCGGCCTTGGCTCTGCCTGTCTTCGCTCTGCCAGCCTTGGCCCAGCAGGCCACGCAACCGGCCATCCCGCTGCCCGACATCATGGTCTATGGCGCCAGCACCGTGCCGGTCGAAGCGCCGCGCGTCGGTTCGGCGGTCACCGTGATCACCGCCGAAGACATGCGCAACCAGGGCGCCCAGACGCTGCCCGACGTGCTGCGGCTGGTGCCGGGTGTCGCCATCGGCCAGGGCGGTGGCCGCGGCGGCCTGAGCCAGGTCCGCATTCGCGGCGCCGAGGCGAATCATACCCTTGTCGTGGTCGATGGCGTGCCGATCAACGACGTGAACAATGGCGACAGCGACCTCGCCAACCTGCCGGTCGACACTATCGAGCGGATCGAGGTGGTGCGCGGACCGCAATCCGGCATCTGGGGGCCGAACGCCCAGTCCGGCGTCATCCTGATCACGACCAAGTCCGGCCGCGGACTGGCCAGGCCCGAGCTGACCGCCCGCCTCGAAGGCGGTTCGTTCGGCACGCTGCAAGGCTCGGCCTCGGTGCGCGGCGCGCAAGGACCGCTCTACGGCGCCCTGTCGGTCTCGGGCCTGCGTGCCGGCGGCTTCGTCGTCGCGCCCGGCACGACACGGCCGAACGGCTCCGAGATGGGGTCGTTCAGCGCCAAGCTCGGCGCCGACCTTTCCGACTGGTTCAATCTCGAGGCCACGCTCAGGATGGTCAGCCGCACCGGCTTCTACAACCCGGCCAACAGCGCCTTCGGACCGGGTTTTGCCACCGACCCCAATTACGGCTTTCTGGCCAATGGGTCCGGTCGGGGCACGACCAATGACCTGCAAGGCCGGATCGTCGGCACCGTCAGCCTGGCCGACGGCCGCTGGATCCAGAAATTTTCCGCCGACACGTCGCGCCAGAACACCAATGCCGCCGATGCCTATGTCAGTTCCTTCGGCTTTCTCGAACGCCAGGCCTTCTGGTCGCAGACCGAGCGCAACCGGGCGGAATACCGTTCGGCCTATACGTTCGAGACGCCCGGTTTTCTGGGCGCCCGCCACACGCTGGTCGGCGGCGCCGAGATCGTGCGCGAGCGCTTCCGCTATTATTACGAGAGCGACGGTTTCTTCGGCCCCTTCGTCAATGGCGGTTTCGCCGGAACGGGCCAGAGCCGCGAGCGCAAGGGCCTCTATGGCGAATACCTGCTCAGTCTTCCGACCGGCTTTGCCTTGTCGGCGGCGCTGCGCCAGGACTGGAATTCGTCGTTCCGCAATGCCGCGACCTGGCGGGTCACCGCCGCCCAGAGCTTCGACACCGGCACCAGGCTGCATGCCTCGCTCGGCAAGGGCGTGACCAATCCGACCTTCATCGAGCAGTTCGGTTTCACCAACACCTTTGTCGGTAATCCAAATCTCCGGCCGGAGCAGTCGATCGGCTGGGATGCCGGTATCGAGCAGCGCTGGTTCGGCGGCCGGCTGATCACCGACCTGACCTATTTCCGGGCCAATCTGGAAAACGAGATCGTCGGCTCCGGCACCACGGTCGAGAACCTGCCTTTCGCGACCTCGCGCCAGGGCGTCGAGGCCTCGGTCACGGCCAGGCCGCTCGACTGGCTGCGGATCAGCGCGTCCTACACCTATACCGATACGCGTTCGGCGGAGAACACGTTTGCGGGCTATGTGTTCAAGGAGGCGGCGCGCCGGCCGAAACATGCGGCAAGCCTGTCGGCCACCGCCGCCTTCGCCGGGGACCGGGGCAAGTTCACCGTGACGCTTGCCCATAACGGCACGATGCGCGACCGGTTCTTCGGGCCACTCGGGACAAGCGACGTCTATCTCAGGGCCTATACGCTGGTCGGCGCCCAGCTCTCCTACGACGTGACCCGGAACGCCACCGCCTATATCCGCGGCGAGAACGTTTTCGGCCAGCGTTATCAGGAGGTCTATGGCTACAATGCCGGCGGCGCGGCGGTTTATGCCGGCTTGCGCGTGCGCCTGGGCGACTGA